ACCCCGTCGTCCAGGGGATCGCGCTCGTCACGGCCGTCGTCTTCGTGGGATCGAACCTGCTTGTCGACCTCGCCTACCGCTACCTCGATCCCCGCGTCACACTCGGGGGTGAGACCGCGTGAGCGGCGACGCCGCGACCCGCGACGCCGACTCGGCGATTCCAGCGAGCGTTCGTCGCCGCTACCGCTCGCTCCGTGACTCCCGCGAGCTCCGGGCCTTCCTCGCGAACCCGCTTACCGTCGTCGGGCTCGCACTCGTCGCGGCCGTGGCGACCGCGGCCGTGATCGGCCCCATTGTCGCCCCCTACGATCCGACCGCCCAGGACCTCGCCAAGCGGCTGCAACCCCCTTCGCGGACCCACCCGTTCGGGACGGACCAGCTCGGCCGGGACCTGCTCTCGCGGCTGCTGTACGGCGCCCGGATCTCGCTCGGCATCGCCGTCGCGGTCACCGGGATCAGGCTCGTCCTTGGAACGGCGATCGGGCTGATCGCGGGCTACGCCGGCGGCTGGATCGACGAGCTGTTGATGCGACTGGTCGACGTCCAGCTCGCCTTCCCCGGGCTGGTGCTCGCGCTGGTGATCGCGGGGATCCTCGACCCCAGCCTCCGCAACGTCATGATCGCGCTCGCGGTCGTCGGCTGGGCCTCCTACGCCCGGGTCGTTCGCGGCAGCGTCCTCTCGACGAAGGAGCGACCGTTCGTCGACGCGGCCCGGCTGATGGGCGTCTCCCGGACCCGGATCGCCGTTTGCCACCTCCTGCCGAACGTCGCCAGTCCGGTGATCGTCCTCGCGACGCTGAACATGGGGACGGTCGTGCTCGCGACGACCGGACTCTCCTTTATCGGACTCGGCGCCCAGCCGCCGACCCCCGAGTGGGGGACGATGCTGTCGGCCGGCCGCCACCACCTCCGGGAGGCCTGGTGGCTGGCGAACGTCCCCGGACTCGCGATCGTATGTACCGTCCTCGGGTTCAACCTTCTCGG
This genomic window from Natronococcus occultus SP4 contains:
- the nikC gene encoding nickel transporter permease, which codes for MSGDAATRDADSAIPASVRRRYRSLRDSRELRAFLANPLTVVGLALVAAVATAAVIGPIVAPYDPTAQDLAKRLQPPSRTHPFGTDQLGRDLLSRLLYGARISLGIAVAVTGIRLVLGTAIGLIAGYAGGWIDELLMRLVDVQLAFPGLVLALVIAGILDPSLRNVMIALAVVGWASYARVVRGSVLSTKERPFVDAARLMGVSRTRIAVCHLLPNVASPVIVLATLNMGTVVLATTGLSFIGLGAQPPTPEWGTMLSAGRHHLREAWWLANVPGLAIVCTVLGFNLLGDGLRDLLDPKHEANVEKPT